From one Pempheris klunzingeri isolate RE-2024b chromosome 9, fPemKlu1.hap1, whole genome shotgun sequence genomic stretch:
- the slbp gene encoding histone RNA hairpin-binding protein isoform X2, whose translation MSDWTRGRRRDAHSSEHENRSYGSSQWSHCRKRGIDGSLRPGKDAGGRDREKDGNTQAEKRHASFTTPESAGPVSRCGRRADWGSQVEDDEMRRDVHRDMQRRRILGAEVTQRERKTSSGSSGSCDSREGENIETDEAVLLRRQKQINYGKNTLAYDRYIKEVPKHMRQPGVHPKTPNKFRKYSRRSWDQQIKLWKVKLHAWDPPTEDGQDKVLHNIEELGLDDVMDIELDFPTLSDSQAAPASLPTHNPSSLEGEDCSGTPVKVQKTEATTEPDMA comes from the exons ATGTCTGACTGGACCAGAGGCAGACGGCGCGATGCTCACAGCAGCGAACATGAAAACAG GAGCTACGGCTCGTCCCAGTGGTCCCACTGCAGGAAGAGAGGGATCGATGGAAGCCTGCGGCCCGGCAAAGACGCAGGTGGCAGGGACAGGGAAAAAGACGGCAACACCCAAGCAGAAAAGAGACATGCCAG TTTCACCACTCCAGAGAGCGCCGGCCCAGTGTCCCGCTGCGGTCGACGGGCCGACTGGGGCAGCCAGGTGGAGGATGATGAGATGAGGAGGGATgtacacagagacatgcagcg GAGGAGGATACTGGGTGCAGAGgtcacccagagagagagaaagacctcCTCTGGCTCTTCTGGGAG CTGTGACTCCAGAGAGGGGGAAAACATTGAGACTGACGAGGCTGTGTTGCTACGACGACAAAAACAGATCAACTATGGAAAGAACACGTTGGCCTATGACCGATACATCAAAGAGGTCCCGAA ACACATGCGTCAACCGGGCGTTCATCCAAAGACCCCCAATAAGTTCAGGAAGTACAGCCGTCGCTCCTGGGACCAGCAGATCAAGCTGTGGAAGGTCAAACTGCACGCCTGGGACCCCCCTACAGAGGATGGCCAAGACAAAGTTCTCCATAACAT TGAAGAGCTGGGCCTCGACGATGTTATGGACATCGAGCTGGACTTCCCAACTTTGTCCGACTCCCAGGCCGCCCCGGCGTCTCTCCCCACGCACAACCCCTCCAGCCTGGAG GGAGAAGACTGCTCAGGTACTCCAGTTAAAGTACAGAAGACGGAAGCCACAACGGAGCCTGACATGGCGTAG
- the slbp gene encoding histone RNA hairpin-binding protein isoform X1: protein MSDWTRGRRRDAHSSEHENRSYGSSQWSHCRKRGIDGSLRPGKDAGGRDREKDGNTQAEKRHASFTTPESAGPVSRCGRRADWGSQVEDDEMRRDVHRDMQRYRRRILGAEVTQRERKTSSGSSGSCDSREGENIETDEAVLLRRQKQINYGKNTLAYDRYIKEVPKHMRQPGVHPKTPNKFRKYSRRSWDQQIKLWKVKLHAWDPPTEDGQDKVLHNIEELGLDDVMDIELDFPTLSDSQAAPASLPTHNPSSLEGEDCSGTPVKVQKTEATTEPDMA, encoded by the exons ATGTCTGACTGGACCAGAGGCAGACGGCGCGATGCTCACAGCAGCGAACATGAAAACAG GAGCTACGGCTCGTCCCAGTGGTCCCACTGCAGGAAGAGAGGGATCGATGGAAGCCTGCGGCCCGGCAAAGACGCAGGTGGCAGGGACAGGGAAAAAGACGGCAACACCCAAGCAGAAAAGAGACATGCCAG TTTCACCACTCCAGAGAGCGCCGGCCCAGTGTCCCGCTGCGGTCGACGGGCCGACTGGGGCAGCCAGGTGGAGGATGATGAGATGAGGAGGGATgtacacagagacatgcagcg TTACAGGAGGAGGATACTGGGTGCAGAGgtcacccagagagagagaaagacctcCTCTGGCTCTTCTGGGAG CTGTGACTCCAGAGAGGGGGAAAACATTGAGACTGACGAGGCTGTGTTGCTACGACGACAAAAACAGATCAACTATGGAAAGAACACGTTGGCCTATGACCGATACATCAAAGAGGTCCCGAA ACACATGCGTCAACCGGGCGTTCATCCAAAGACCCCCAATAAGTTCAGGAAGTACAGCCGTCGCTCCTGGGACCAGCAGATCAAGCTGTGGAAGGTCAAACTGCACGCCTGGGACCCCCCTACAGAGGATGGCCAAGACAAAGTTCTCCATAACAT TGAAGAGCTGGGCCTCGACGATGTTATGGACATCGAGCTGGACTTCCCAACTTTGTCCGACTCCCAGGCCGCCCCGGCGTCTCTCCCCACGCACAACCCCTCCAGCCTGGAG GGAGAAGACTGCTCAGGTACTCCAGTTAAAGTACAGAAGACGGAAGCCACAACGGAGCCTGACATGGCGTAG
- the ccdc142 gene encoding uncharacterized protein ccdc142, whose protein sequence is MDHNNPEILKDPGGEPGLTADWENTESFCPEKEQRRCTSCVVTEDLTTDASWSQRSISRSLQRAETLLRSTFNPSLKWLFHSRSHDEEEEEGNFVVAHNLVSRSSARLLRVQQALLTVAPQWQPVGGSQMGSPQVCVKGLPAQGGVLLLPSSSFLQGNYRTLWRLLEQRSLLLFTHEYTRRARLSAAYISRVSQLLEDQLKKSNQTLDQTPSSWSSFRVDLSSLSQELRVHLNHWSCLFSKVQSDHYLRPALFQQTRLLVEIKHTLDSLGLQAMVLMEQYVYVILSAIAQTELDSIPREVLEDILAGTELYNQAVGEQRVQHSTTQLRTAVLQQAHFPTLDFSLPNCKGHHPDAFSVKELIRILAVHHADMAAKQLQHWASEQSHHVCQVHSNHEASACSTLRPEWTWEQLQHTYLISSPPFPINHCASLPSSSHHTCHKSSPVYTPDLHLDCPILETHHPVLAKPIVVQNRTKGLTKDQSSQCQTYMSQSGLARTSVEALDSVQPKLIQNGKLVQTILCPSTPFHSFSALPGVCQQSQSSVELLFQLLVSSNDLLAPLVSHTPTPEAPTEQPPSDTITDVASPNGKTGQMILSDPIICTAHSVDLNRLSTRLTKDQNVEEAQRELAGLDITSRPDVTASSGFRRDGDPEKEDGVGAEGTTAKPDFLRWPHSVQWLDLGQSLVFTDLFEQYHTLLWTLCGKALWLQLQTPQAGHSVESINLLDNRKRFQILHRISQASKMDLVPVECRTMLEDLSMYLLALTAHAQWDYELCRSLGSALKDKCLADLKQHSSSMMSSEQDGGAMMSVTMGHFLLLFPPLLSSLCCRHSTSRAAGSFKLSPSKLTLQRQTVSLALATVQLSTVWVKSKAYQFLSSWSLNKFLLITQGDLKVLKESLERMVHHTKPLMMTSDSDHHSTLQSYNQLLLRQQLETLDGGVSKLQMLSSLVLRNFSSDCKRMSGEIFAQSMPSAVHWRPGLGTGFPSSPSEYASLAAQTVIGQVLEGVAPLSDDARVETLSITMTAFMEAWMEHILKQKIKFSVQGALQLKQDFDSIRELIQSDTYGLPAELHQRLLSLRVFQQVDSAVMCLLQQPQAKPQLQSRAWEPFSRCCPASGRHSIDAVVGSSITNLRCMEGEDLTQSDPSVTTELPSVNPSTTGQPYLAPSAALGAAQQEWLDLRIHSSARRWRLPGLQCLSKSEP, encoded by the exons ATGGATCATAACAACCCAGAGATACTAAAAGATCCTGGTGGAGAGCCTGGTCTGACTGCAG actGGGAAAATACTGAGTCATTCTGTCCAGAAAAGGAGCAG AGGAGATGCACTTCCTGCGTGGTGACAGAGGACCTGACCACTGATG CTTCCTGGTCGCAGAGGTCCATCTCCCGTTCCTTGCAGCGAGCTGAGACTTTACTCAGAAGCACCTTTAATCCCAGCCTGAAGTGGCTGTTCCACAGCCGCAGTCacgatgaggaagaggaggagggaaattTTGTTGTCGCTCACAACCTGGTGTCCCGGTCCTCTGCGCGTCTCCTGCGTGTGCAACAGGCTCTTCTCACTGTGGCCCCCCAGTGGCAGCCGGTCGGTGGGTCTCAGATGGGATCTCCCCAG GTCTGTGTTAAAGGCCTCCCGGCACAGGGCggtgtcctcctcctgccctcctcctccttcctgcagGGGAACTACAGAACTTTGTGGAGGCTCCTGGAGCAGCGATCCCTGCTGCTCTTCACACACGAGTACACCAGGAGGGCTCGTCTGTCAGCGGCATACATATCCAGAGTgagccagctgctggaggatcAGCTGAAGAAATCCAACCAGACCCTTGACCAG acCCCGTCCAGCTGGTCTTCATTCAGGGTTGATCTTAGCTCACTGAGCCAGGAGCTCCGGGTCCATCTCAACCACTGGTCTTGTCTGTTCTCCAAAGTCCAGTCTGACCACTATCTGAGACCTGCACTGTTCCAGCAGACCAGGCTATTGGTGGAAATCAAACACACTCTGGACTCACTTGGTCTGCAGGCCATGGTTTTGATGGAACAGTACGTGTATGTCATCCTGTCTGCTATAGCCCAGACTGAGTTAGACTCTATTCCAAGAGAAGTCCTGGAGGATATTTTAGCTGGAACAGAACTGTATAACCAGGCTGTTGGGGAGCAGAGAGTGCAGCACAGCACCACTCAGCTGAGGACTGCAGTGTTACAACAAGCACATTTTCCCACACTGGATTTTAGTCTTCCTAACTGCAAAGGGCATCACCCTGATGCCTTCTCAGTCAAAGAACTGATAAGGATTTTAGCAGTGCATCATGCAGACATGGCGgccaagcagctgcagcattgGGCGTCTGAGCAGAGCCATCACGTCTGTCAGGTTCACAGCAACCATGAGGCCAGTGCATGTTCTACACTGAGACCTGAGTGGACCtgggagcagctgcagcacacctaccttatttcctctcctcccttccctaTCAATCATTGCGCCTCTCTGCCGTCATCTTCTCATCACACCTGCCATAAGTCTTCTCCTGTTTACACCCCTGACCTTCATCTGGACTGTCCTATCTTGGAAACCCACCATCCTGTATTAGCCAAACCCATCGTTGtccaaaacagaacaaaaggtTTAACTAAAGACCAAAGCAGCCAGTGCCAAACATACATGTCCCAGAGTGGTTTAGCCCGGACCAGTGTGGAAGCTTTGGACTCAGTCCAACCAAAACTAATCCAAAATGGTAAACTGGTGCAGACCATTTTATGTCCTTCAACCCCCTTCCACAGTTTCTCTGCCCTGCCAGGGGTTTGCCAACAGAGCCAGTCCTCAGTAGAGCTGCTTTTTCAGCTTCTAGTTTCCTCCAATGACCTCCTGGCTCCGCTGGTATCACATACGCCTACTCCAGAGGCACCAACCGAACAACCGCCCTCAGATACAATAACAGACGTGGCATCCCCAAATGGAAAGACCGGCCAGATGATTTTAAGTGATCCAATCATTTGTACAGCTCATTCAGTGGATCTGAATAGACTGAGCACAAGACTTACCAAGGACCAAAATGTGGAAGAAGCTCAACGAGAATTGGCTGGATTGGACATAACATCCAGGCCAGACGTCACTGCCAG CTCAGGTTTTCGGAGGGATGGAGATCCAGAGAAGGAGGACGGCGTGGGAGCAGAGGGGACAACAGCTAAGCCAGACTTTCTTCGGTGGCCTCATTCGGTACAGTGGCTGGACCTCGGTCAGTCGCTGGTGTTCACTGATCTCTTCGAACAGTACCACACCTTGCTGTGGACTCTCTGCGGCAAAGccctgtggctgcagctgcagacGCCACAGGCAGGACACAGCGTAGAGAGCATCAACCTCCTAGACAACCGCAAGAGGTTCCAAATCCTGCACAGGATCAGTCAAGCTTCAAAGATGG ATCTGGTTCCAGTGGAGTGCAGAACTATGCTGGAGGACCTCAGTATGTATCTGTTAGCCCTTACAGCACATGCTCAGTGGGACTATG AGCTGTGCAGGAGCTTAGGTTCGGCTCTGAAAGATAAGTGTCTCGCGgatttaaaacaacacagcagctctATGATGTCGTCTGAGCAAGATGGAGGTGCCATGATGTCAGTGACCATGGGGCACTTCTTACTGCTGTTCCCTCCTCTCCTATCGTCTCTGTGCTGCCGTCACTCCACCAGCAGAGCCGCag gttcttTTAAGCTTTCCCCCTCAAAGCTCACTCTCCAGAGACAGACAGTTAGCTTGGCATTAGCCACAGTGCAACTGTCTACAGTGTGGGTCAAGTCCAAGGCATACCAGTTCCTCTCCTCATGGAGCCTCAACAAGTTCCTGCTTATTACACAAGGAGACCTCAAA GTGCTCAAAGAGTCATTGGAGAGGATGGTGCATCACACCAAGCCTCTGATGATGACCTCCGACAGTGACCATCATTCTACTCTTCAGAGCTACAACCAGCTTCTCCTGAGACAGCAACTTGAAACGCTCGACGGGGGTGTATCCAAGCTGCAG ATGCTCTCTTCTCTGGTGCTGAGGAACTTCTCCAGTGACTGCAAGAGGATGTCCGGGGAGATCTTTGCACAGAGTATGCCTTCTGCCGTGCACTGGAGACCCGGTCTTGGCACAG GTTTTCCCAGCAGTCCCAGTGAGTACGCCTCTCTGGCAGCTCAGACGGTGATTGGTCAGGTTTTAGAGGGCGTGGCACCGTTATCTGATGACGCCCGCGTCGAAACACTGAGCATAACAATGACAGCTTTCATGGAGGCGTGGATGGAGCACATCCTGAAACAGAAGATCAAGTTCAG TGTGCAGGGAGCTCTCCAGCTGAAGCAGGACTTTGATTCTATCAGAGAGCTGATCCAGTCAGACACATACGGCCTGCCAGCTGAACTCCACCAACGCCTGCTCAGCCTCCG GGTTTTTCAGCAGGTGGACTCAGCGGTGATGTGCCTGCTCCAGCAGCCGCAGGCCAAACCACAGCTGCAGTCCAGAGCCTGGGAGCCGTTCTCACGCTGCT GTCCGGCCAGCGGCAGACACAGCATTGACGCAGTGGTGGGGAGCAGCATAACCAACCTGAGGTGTATGGAGGGTGAGGACTTGACTCAGTCTGATCCCTCGGTGACCACTGAGCTCCCTTCAGTGAATCCATCCACCACCGGGCAGCCCTACCTCGCTCCGAG TGCAGCTCTGGGTGCTGCTCAGCAGGAATGGTTGGACCTGAGGATCCACAGCAGCGCTCGTCGTTGGAGGCTACCAGGACTGCAGTGCCTGTCTAAGTCTGAGCCCTGA